The Deltaproteobacteria bacterium genome has a segment encoding these proteins:
- a CDS encoding glycosyltransferase, with protein sequence MTRMRILQIVHGFPPDAWAGTEIVTLHLAQELQARGHAVTVLTRTEDSHAAEFSMREEQYETVPVLRVVNNHGHTTTFRAFYDNSLYDQLFLQLLKRVQPEVVHFQHIAHFSANLIGLARAHGYPTILSLHDFFFPCHRIHLIDKEGRLCAGPERGNRCVACLRDIASAEDVSHRLATMERALLAAQRIITPSTFLQERIADYFPAVRDTLHTVPLGIKPVTAVPRSSLCPRPLRLLYSGLLFPPKGAYILIEALQGMPPGSVAASLYGATLPYWQPYVDQLHAQAAGLPIRFHEPYRHTQFSEILAEHDVLVMPMICEETFSLVTREALAAGLPVVAARRGALPAVIEDGVNGLLFEPENPADLRRCLLRLVHEPHLIERLRSVRQQFKTVSEYAAEMEGVYREVCGEGKVKKRDEGEKDEKVAPSSFRPFALSFSSNPAAHVMVTVPTVSVLIPTKNGVRYLAEVLDAIRKQQGDFQLHEIIAADSGSRDGTLQILQQYGVTVVQIPPQEFGHGRTRNLLASHAHGEMLVFLTQDATPANEKWLHNLLSPLRTDPHVAGVYSRHIPRPDCHPMEWHRIAEYELQGKVESRVHAMLDNPDYERNRYLYRFFANTSSVLRRSFWERFPFPEVDFAEDQAWAEQVLKAGYKTAYAADSVVIHSHSYGPWANFCRHFEHAAAMHKLFGDAPQQSLRGCIAGAFRVAKLDLIFWRQQNGHSKEAIVKQWAVPAVSWHLAGNVGYWLGEQVERLPGWLVRRLSFQEQVKRR encoded by the coding sequence ATGACACGCATGCGCATTCTGCAAATTGTCCACGGCTTTCCGCCAGACGCCTGGGCCGGGACCGAAATCGTCACACTCCACCTTGCGCAAGAATTACAAGCCCGTGGCCATGCGGTCACCGTATTGACACGAACAGAAGATTCCCATGCCGCAGAATTCTCGATGCGCGAAGAACAATACGAGACTGTTCCGGTTCTTCGTGTCGTCAACAATCACGGCCACACTACCACCTTTCGCGCGTTTTACGACAATTCCCTCTACGATCAGCTCTTTCTCCAATTGTTGAAACGGGTACAGCCTGAGGTTGTCCACTTCCAACATATCGCACATTTCTCAGCGAATCTCATCGGTCTTGCACGGGCGCATGGATACCCGACGATCCTGAGCTTGCATGACTTCTTTTTCCCTTGTCACCGTATTCATCTGATCGATAAGGAAGGACGACTATGTGCTGGTCCTGAACGTGGGAACCGCTGTGTTGCGTGTCTGCGGGACATCGCATCCGCGGAAGATGTTTCTCATCGCCTGGCGACGATGGAGCGGGCGCTGCTTGCTGCGCAACGAATTATTACGCCTTCTACGTTTTTGCAGGAGCGCATTGCCGACTACTTTCCTGCCGTGCGGGACACGTTACACACCGTTCCGTTGGGTATCAAGCCAGTGACTGCCGTGCCTCGATCGTCTCTGTGCCCAAGACCCTTACGTCTCCTCTATAGTGGGCTGCTTTTCCCACCCAAAGGTGCCTACATTCTGATCGAAGCTCTGCAAGGGATGCCGCCTGGCTCTGTTGCCGCCTCGCTCTATGGCGCAACGCTGCCCTATTGGCAGCCGTATGTTGACCAACTACATGCGCAAGCTGCTGGTCTGCCGATTCGCTTTCATGAACCCTATCGCCATACGCAGTTTTCCGAGATTTTGGCAGAACATGATGTGTTAGTAATGCCCATGATTTGTGAAGAAACATTTTCTCTCGTTACTCGGGAAGCCCTTGCCGCAGGACTGCCTGTTGTCGCTGCGCGTCGTGGTGCATTACCCGCAGTGATCGAAGATGGTGTGAACGGGTTGCTATTTGAACCTGAGAACCCTGCTGATCTGCGGCGGTGTTTGTTGCGGTTAGTGCATGAACCGCACCTGATTGAGCGTTTGCGCTCGGTGCGGCAACAGTTCAAAACCGTAAGTGAGTATGCGGCGGAGATGGAAGGAGTGTACCGAGAAGTCTGTGGGGAAGGGAAAGTGAAGAAAAGGGACGAAGGGGAAAAGGACGAAAAAGTCGCCCCTTCGTCCTTTCGTCCCTTCGCCCTTTCGTTTTCCTCCAACCCTGCAGCGCACGTCATGGTTACCGTCCCCACCGTGTCCGTCCTGATTCCTACCAAGAACGGCGTACGATATTTGGCTGAAGTACTCGATGCTATTCGTAAACAACAGGGAGACTTTCAGCTCCACGAGATCATTGCCGCCGATTCTGGCTCACGAGACGGAACCCTGCAGATCTTACAGCAATATGGTGTCACTGTCGTACAGATTCCACCGCAAGAATTTGGTCACGGGCGCACTCGCAATCTCTTGGCCTCACATGCACATGGCGAGATGCTGGTCTTTCTTACGCAAGATGCAACACCGGCGAATGAAAAGTGGTTGCACAACCTGTTATCTCCGCTCCGAACCGACCCACACGTTGCTGGCGTCTATAGCCGCCACATTCCGCGACCTGATTGTCACCCAATGGAATGGCACCGCATCGCTGAGTATGAGTTGCAGGGAAAGGTAGAGTCGCGTGTTCATGCGATGCTTGATAATCCCGACTATGAGCGCAATCGATATTTGTATCGTTTTTTTGCCAACACGAGCTCCGTGCTGCGGCGTTCTTTCTGGGAACGTTTTCCCTTTCCCGAAGTGGATTTTGCTGAGGACCAAGCCTGGGCCGAGCAGGTACTGAAGGCAGGATACAAAACCGCGTACGCTGCCGACTCAGTGGTGATCCATTCCCATAGCTATGGGCCGTGGGCGAATTTTTGCCGTCACTTTGAGCACGCGGCCGCTATGCACAAATTGTTTGGTGATGCACCGCAGCAGAGTTTGCGCGGTTGCATTGCTGGTGCTTTTCGCGTAGCCAAGCTGGATTTAATTTTCTGGCGGCAGCAGAATGGCCACAGTAAAGAAGCGATCGTGAAGCAATGGGCAGTACCAGCGGTGAGCTGGCATCTGGCCGGGAATGTTGGGTATTGGTTGGGTGAACAGGTTGAGCGATTGCCAGGATGGTTAGTGCGCCGTCTCTCTTTTCAGGAACAGGTGAAACGGAGATAA
- a CDS encoding glycosyltransferase family 4 protein: MVVTCRGVSYTKVGMQKRCAILTSFDPYAFKGGIETYTQQMVDLLQRSSYEVDIYHTQCLPEGTDTNLIGPSFHSPFLNSLSRVGQAFYRVDHLYNFVIAHAFFGFAYSPPRIPTFTIFHSTHAQYAEANRELFSQEWYYEVKYLFGLGAEYASTIGKRVIAVSDAVAREATAHYGAIDVVSVVTGVDQTLFSPRPDKKGLRDQFAIPRDAFVGVFLARWGVDKAIDVLQEVMKTTPDVFWVLILGTGEPCPLHERPNTKIIENVERNEVATILSCADFLFHPSRYEGFGLAVAEALSCGLPVIAPPVGIAQSLLALPPLHALQLPSYETGTQQVINAAVETITRLHRDRDFRHACAHHGQRVAAQTLSLPQWEHNFLAALGIASREENPEHLSLHQDGAVA; encoded by the coding sequence ATGGTAGTGACGTGCAGGGGTGTATCCTATACGAAAGTCGGTATGCAGAAAAGATGTGCGATTCTCACTTCCTTCGACCCGTACGCGTTCAAAGGAGGGATTGAGACCTATACTCAGCAGATGGTCGATCTCCTGCAGCGCTCCAGCTACGAAGTCGACATCTATCACACCCAGTGTCTGCCTGAGGGAACAGACACTAACCTCATAGGACCGTCGTTTCACAGTCCTTTTTTGAACAGCCTGTCACGGGTTGGGCAAGCCTTCTATCGTGTCGACCATTTGTACAACTTCGTCATTGCCCATGCTTTCTTTGGATTCGCGTACTCACCTCCGCGCATTCCCACGTTTACTATCTTTCATTCCACCCATGCTCAGTACGCAGAAGCGAACCGCGAGCTGTTTTCCCAGGAATGGTATTATGAAGTGAAATACCTCTTCGGGTTGGGCGCAGAATACGCATCCACTATAGGAAAGAGAGTCATTGCGGTAAGTGACGCTGTTGCACGTGAAGCGACCGCGCACTACGGTGCTATCGATGTCGTCTCGGTTGTCACGGGTGTTGACCAGACTCTCTTCTCTCCTCGCCCCGACAAGAAAGGACTCCGTGACCAGTTCGCTATTCCCCGAGACGCTTTTGTCGGCGTTTTTCTTGCGCGTTGGGGAGTCGATAAAGCTATCGACGTTCTACAAGAGGTTATGAAAACAACACCAGATGTCTTCTGGGTACTCATCCTCGGCACTGGCGAACCATGCCCGTTGCACGAACGACCAAACACCAAAATTATCGAGAACGTCGAACGTAATGAAGTCGCTACCATCCTTTCGTGCGCAGATTTTCTCTTCCATCCTTCACGATACGAAGGATTTGGCTTAGCGGTGGCCGAAGCACTGTCGTGCGGTCTGCCCGTTATTGCACCACCGGTAGGAATCGCGCAGTCGCTCCTGGCGCTGCCACCACTGCACGCACTTCAGCTTCCCTCCTACGAAACGGGAACACAACAAGTGATAAATGCAGCGGTGGAGACAATCACTCGCTTGCACCGCGATAGAGATTTCCGTCACGCTTGCGCTCACCACGGACAGCGTGTTGCGGCGCAAACCCTGAGCCTTCCCCAATGGGAGCATAACTTCTTGGCAGCGCTGGGTATAGCGTCACGAGAAGAGAACCCAGAACACCTATCGCTGCACCAAGACGGAGCTGTGGCGTGA
- a CDS encoding PIG-L family deacetylase has translation MAAPRRSCGVNTDLPPAKRVVVIAPHPDDESLGCGGTIARFAKNGAEVRLLVVSDGAAIEEPDGRHEDIVAVRTQELEAATKILGIQHLRTLQLPDGRLTHHEAQIHTALSDYLTTVQPDLVLAPSLIDGHQDHVIVGRIALQLLRTTPGWTLAFYEVLAPLRFNTLVDITDVASIKETAIRCYQRSLFQQPQLFWDAFRALNVAKSAFVHHSGLFEAFWVLHAPPSDHEIIAWATYGFQPSHNGQGPLQRVKDVDDLVFAVQEKMQQLANTDQQIHTLRSELTAATQKLQHQETLIAALQLASNKSATPAQDSRAECLTKETSLFRQCLEYVFPPGSSRRSALSVVKRRLTQYTSKSPNE, from the coding sequence ATCGCTGCACCAAGACGGAGCTGTGGCGTGAACACCGATCTCCCCCCCGCAAAGCGAGTTGTGGTGATCGCTCCACATCCTGATGACGAGAGTCTGGGGTGCGGTGGGACGATTGCTCGTTTCGCAAAGAACGGCGCTGAGGTCCGTCTCCTGGTGGTCTCCGACGGTGCCGCAATCGAAGAGCCAGATGGACGACATGAGGACATTGTTGCCGTGCGTACGCAAGAACTGGAAGCGGCAACGAAAATTTTAGGCATTCAACATCTTCGCACGCTTCAATTACCGGACGGTCGGCTTACACATCACGAAGCACAGATTCATACAGCACTGAGTGACTACCTCACAACTGTGCAACCTGACCTGGTATTGGCTCCGTCCCTCATCGATGGTCATCAAGATCATGTCATCGTTGGTCGTATTGCTTTACAACTGTTGCGCACGACTCCTGGTTGGACACTTGCCTTCTATGAAGTTCTCGCACCGCTACGCTTCAATACCTTGGTAGATATTACCGACGTCGCCTCGATCAAGGAAACCGCCATTCGCTGTTATCAACGCAGCCTTTTTCAACAGCCCCAGCTCTTCTGGGACGCTTTTCGTGCTCTCAATGTGGCGAAGTCGGCCTTTGTTCACCACTCCGGCCTGTTTGAGGCATTTTGGGTGCTTCATGCGCCACCTTCAGATCACGAGATCATCGCGTGGGCAACCTACGGGTTCCAGCCGTCTCACAACGGGCAGGGTCCCCTGCAACGAGTGAAAGATGTTGATGATCTCGTTTTTGCGGTACAAGAAAAGATGCAGCAGCTTGCCAATACCGACCAACAGATCCACACGCTACGGAGCGAACTCACGGCAGCAACACAAAAGCTCCAACATCAAGAAACACTCATTGCAGCGCTGCAACTCGCGTCCAACAAGAGCGCCACCCCTGCGCAAGATTCGCGGGCAGAGTGCTTGACGAAGGAAACTTCTCTGTTCCGTCAGTGCCTTGAGTACGTTTTCCCTCCGGGCTCATCACGCCGGTCGGCACTGAGCGTGGTCAAACGTCGCCTCACTCAGTACACATCAAAATCGCCAAATGAATAG
- a CDS encoding GNAT family N-acetyltransferase, whose amino-acid sequence MRRAHEVTDSMAIIRPVRAEDEAGILRLFSTVFHSDMSPEVWRWKYLRDEYPIPAFVAEEDGEIVCHYGTIRQRIAWQGQEHAAWDAIDVMAHPHKQGRGLFRHTIQAFMREVCEGYGLFLYGFPTERHKRLGELLVGYEPVARVHKVSTLLPDTPAKAMLMDVVYDVLPLNWDAHWPLMQDRFGMLTLRDRAYLAWRYLARPNRRYRLVTIPAMPALAIVGVRDGVARLMEFLVPSEDKRLARQVLRGAECVAREEGAASLEGWFPTFSWECQFLCSDAQYRAEDTEHWLECRIFDQRVSAGWLRGNFYYSFGDFDVY is encoded by the coding sequence ATGCGCAGAGCGCACGAAGTGACAGACAGTATGGCAATAATCCGTCCGGTGCGCGCTGAGGATGAAGCCGGAATCTTACGACTCTTCTCAACGGTTTTTCACAGTGACATGTCACCAGAAGTGTGGCGGTGGAAATACCTGCGTGACGAATATCCTATACCCGCGTTCGTGGCTGAAGAGGATGGTGAGATTGTCTGTCATTATGGCACGATTCGTCAGCGTATTGCCTGGCAAGGACAGGAACACGCTGCGTGGGATGCAATTGATGTCATGGCGCATCCGCATAAGCAAGGGCGCGGATTATTTCGTCATACCATCCAGGCGTTCATGCGTGAGGTGTGCGAGGGTTACGGACTTTTTCTCTATGGCTTTCCGACTGAACGCCATAAGCGTTTAGGCGAGCTCTTAGTTGGCTACGAGCCGGTTGCTCGGGTGCATAAAGTGAGCACGCTGCTTCCGGACACTCCTGCAAAAGCCATGCTGATGGACGTTGTGTATGATGTGTTGCCCCTCAATTGGGACGCGCACTGGCCCCTCATGCAGGATCGCTTTGGTATGCTCACTCTTCGTGATCGTGCCTACCTGGCCTGGCGTTATCTCGCTCGCCCGAATCGTCGGTATCGACTCGTGACGATCCCCGCGATGCCTGCATTGGCGATAGTGGGAGTACGGGATGGCGTTGCGCGCCTGATGGAATTTCTCGTGCCGTCGGAGGACAAGCGCCTGGCACGGCAGGTACTGCGTGGAGCTGAATGCGTGGCACGAGAAGAGGGGGCAGCGAGCTTGGAAGGGTGGTTTCCGACGTTTTCCTGGGAATGCCAGTTTCTCTGTTCAGATGCACAATACCGAGCAGAAGATACTGAGCACTGGCTTGAATGTCGCATATTCGATCAACGGGTCAGCGCGGGGTGGTTACGTGGAAACTTCTACTATTCATTTGGCGATTTTGATGTGTACTGA
- a CDS encoding class I SAM-dependent methyltransferase, whose translation MARSTLAFSRCPPYNLYSIGDGRKRLLLSKRGNFAMPHEEERAVYPGISGTRAEPATENRADIERLRRLVRFSIPHNAPIILLARETPAHLRGEGHTVWPLGQSASDLVSPDAAVVIAQLEDLRAKGGAFLLIARSAWEWFVSQPQFQYYVEQRYRMTCSEEDTGIIFALQPPPDVEWRDRGAPDGLLLPPPELVALVTGLPQIQPFYWSGVLGARCIKGLLKKNGIDINHCHAILDFGCGCGRVLRHWKTLHGSRLFGTDYNPYLIRWCQQAFPFAHVSTNDLSPPLVYADEQFDLIYTISIFTHLEATLQSTWMTELTRLLRPGGMLYLTVHGAMHIQSLPVLQQQQFMAGQLVEYRPELSGSNHCTIYHPEAYVREVLAKDLQVIDFVPGGAKDANQDVFLLRKPIRS comes from the coding sequence ATGGCGCGTTCTACGCTGGCCTTTTCTCGTTGCCCACCATACAACCTGTACAGTATTGGCGATGGCAGAAAACGTCTTCTCCTGAGTAAAAGGGGCAATTTTGCGATGCCACACGAAGAAGAGAGGGCCGTATACCCAGGCATCTCGGGAACCAGAGCTGAACCTGCGACAGAAAACCGCGCTGACATTGAGCGATTACGACGGCTCGTCCGATTCTCCATCCCCCACAATGCGCCTATCATCCTGCTGGCACGGGAGACGCCAGCTCATTTACGGGGAGAAGGGCATACGGTCTGGCCATTAGGGCAGAGTGCGAGTGACCTCGTTTCTCCTGATGCTGCGGTTGTCATCGCACAATTGGAGGACTTGCGAGCCAAGGGCGGAGCGTTTCTTCTGATTGCGCGGTCTGCGTGGGAATGGTTCGTGTCACAGCCGCAGTTTCAGTATTATGTCGAGCAACGGTATCGTATGACATGTAGTGAGGAAGATACGGGCATCATCTTTGCGTTGCAACCTCCGCCAGATGTTGAATGGCGCGACCGTGGTGCACCGGATGGATTATTACTTCCCCCACCGGAACTCGTTGCGCTTGTTACCGGCCTGCCCCAGATACAGCCTTTTTACTGGAGTGGCGTCCTTGGCGCGCGATGTATTAAGGGGCTGCTGAAGAAGAACGGTATTGATATCAATCACTGTCACGCGATTCTTGATTTTGGTTGTGGCTGTGGTCGCGTGCTGCGCCACTGGAAAACCCTGCATGGGTCTCGACTTTTTGGGACCGATTATAATCCCTATCTGATCCGTTGGTGTCAGCAGGCATTCCCTTTTGCACACGTTTCCACCAATGATCTCTCACCGCCGCTCGTGTATGCGGATGAGCAATTCGACCTGATTTATACGATTTCTATCTTCACTCATTTAGAAGCGACGTTACAGTCAACGTGGATGACCGAGCTGACGAGGCTCTTGCGCCCTGGCGGTATGCTCTACCTGACTGTTCACGGCGCAATGCATATTCAGTCACTACCAGTGCTTCAGCAACAGCAGTTCATGGCTGGGCAACTGGTTGAGTATCGGCCTGAGTTGTCTGGGAGTAATCACTGTACGATCTATCATCCAGAAGCGTATGTCCGTGAGGTGCTCGCGAAGGATTTACAGGTGATCGATTTTGTTCCTGGTGGCGCAAAAGACGCCAACCAAGATGTGTTTTTGTTGCGGAAACCCATAAGAAGTTAA
- a CDS encoding glycosyltransferase family 2 protein gives MPPRSLLAVLIVNYNTTALTRSCVASLHAQTIRSPDGTNGAPQIVVFDNASRTEERQALLGIAAQVIYNDDNRGYGAALNQAVACTDSEYVLFSNADTWYCPGALQALIDEARSLPRWGAIGPRIWWDRERNFLLPPSDPVTLSSRCCEAILGKRSEGQRWLQRSWRKRALDYWRTQRPLSQALLSGACLLTKREVLAACGGFDERFRLYYEDTDWCRRVRQKGYRLYCVPTADVVHLHNQSARQERETAQLMGAESETRYFQKYYGAWIGTRLDRLVTPWRMNEDEKWQSRAHVDCGTCQQPPHFSLSMPLQGEYLWQLSPFPSCVPAIARFVTKEEELRLPQHMWNLLSNGAFYAGLFSLPTIQPVQYWRWQKTSSPE, from the coding sequence ATGCCGCCTCGCTCTCTCCTTGCAGTTCTGATTGTCAATTACAACACGACGGCCCTCACTCGTAGTTGTGTGGCGTCACTGCATGCGCAGACAATCCGTAGCCCCGATGGTACGAATGGAGCCCCGCAGATTGTTGTCTTTGATAATGCTTCGCGTACTGAGGAACGTCAGGCGCTCCTGGGCATCGCCGCCCAGGTGATATATAACGACGACAATCGGGGGTATGGGGCTGCGCTCAATCAAGCAGTTGCGTGCACTGATAGTGAATACGTTTTGTTTTCGAATGCGGATACCTGGTATTGCCCTGGCGCGTTACAAGCATTGATCGACGAAGCCCGCTCCTTGCCACGCTGGGGCGCGATCGGTCCACGAATTTGGTGGGATCGGGAGCGTAACTTCTTGTTGCCACCGAGCGATCCCGTGACGTTATCGAGCCGATGCTGTGAAGCGATACTCGGGAAGCGCAGCGAAGGGCAGCGGTGGCTTCAGCGCTCGTGGCGGAAACGAGCGCTCGACTATTGGCGTACCCAGCGGCCACTGTCTCAGGCGCTGCTTTCCGGTGCCTGCTTACTGACGAAGCGGGAAGTCTTGGCAGCCTGTGGTGGTTTTGACGAACGATTTCGCTTGTACTACGAAGATACCGACTGGTGTCGTCGAGTACGACAAAAGGGCTATCGACTGTACTGTGTACCGACCGCAGATGTTGTGCATCTGCATAACCAGAGTGCTCGACAAGAACGGGAAACGGCTCAGCTAATGGGCGCTGAGTCAGAAACCCGTTACTTTCAGAAATATTATGGTGCTTGGATCGGGACGAGGCTCGACCGATTGGTGACGCCGTGGCGCATGAATGAGGATGAAAAGTGGCAGTCGCGCGCGCACGTCGACTGTGGTACGTGTCAGCAGCCGCCGCATTTTTCCCTATCAATGCCGCTGCAGGGTGAATATCTGTGGCAACTTTCTCCATTTCCATCGTGTGTCCCAGCCATCGCACGCTTTGTGACGAAGGAGGAGGAGCTGCGGCTTCCGCAGCACATGTGGAACCTGCTCAGCAATGGCGCGTTCTACGCTGGCCTTTTCTCGTTGCCCACCATACAACCTGTACAGTATTGGCGATGGCAGAAAACGTCTTCTCCTGAGTAA
- a CDS encoding glycosyltransferase family 4 protein, translated as MRICYLSEGTPLCGGVKVTFEQAEALQERGHQVEVLSKGERPSWYPPRVPFRQVRDFLPATLPECDVIVGTFWTTVYDAVQSGKGRPVHLCQGYEGDTAAFAIDRPAIEAAYRLPTLLLTVHEPLTQLIAQRFGRRAHTVGQGINRWQFFPARQAAYGTMPRVLLVGPCEIDWKGVQDGLVALKKLKEELSFQLVRVSQFACHPEEAALQVTDEYHCHLPAENMPAIYRSCDVMLSPSWTQEGFGLPTLEAMACGVPVAISDIPAFRAFAETQDWALFFAERDIAGMRLALRRLLTDDELRQRQRSRGLAVARQYTFARVAERIEQVLQSV; from the coding sequence ATGCGTATTTGCTATCTGTCAGAAGGAACGCCGCTGTGTGGTGGGGTGAAAGTCACCTTTGAACAAGCCGAAGCACTCCAAGAGCGTGGCCATCAGGTTGAGGTGCTTTCGAAAGGAGAGCGTCCTAGTTGGTATCCGCCGCGTGTTCCTTTTCGACAAGTGCGTGATTTTCTACCTGCAACACTTCCCGAGTGCGATGTGATTGTTGGGACATTTTGGACAACCGTATACGACGCCGTCCAGTCAGGGAAAGGTCGACCCGTCCACCTTTGTCAAGGCTACGAAGGGGATACTGCTGCATTTGCAATTGACCGACCGGCAATTGAAGCTGCCTACCGTCTTCCCACCCTGCTCCTCACGGTGCACGAACCCCTCACGCAATTGATTGCGCAGCGGTTCGGTAGAAGAGCACATACGGTTGGCCAAGGGATTAATCGCTGGCAGTTCTTTCCTGCTCGACAAGCAGCGTACGGTACAATGCCTCGGGTATTGCTCGTGGGGCCCTGCGAGATCGATTGGAAAGGAGTGCAAGACGGGCTCGTGGCTCTCAAAAAGCTCAAGGAGGAACTTTCGTTCCAGCTCGTGCGGGTCTCTCAATTTGCTTGCCATCCTGAAGAAGCCGCTCTACAAGTGACGGATGAATATCATTGCCACTTACCTGCCGAGAACATGCCTGCGATCTACCGCTCCTGTGACGTGATGCTCTCTCCATCGTGGACACAAGAAGGCTTTGGGCTTCCAACACTAGAAGCGATGGCATGTGGAGTGCCGGTGGCGATAAGTGATATTCCAGCGTTTCGTGCCTTTGCCGAAACCCAGGATTGGGCGCTGTTCTTCGCCGAACGTGATATTGCTGGCATGCGCTTGGCGTTGCGTCGCCTGTTGACTGATGACGAATTGCGCCAACGCCAGCGTTCGCGTGGGTTAGCGGTTGCACGTCAGTATACCTTTGCCCGAGTGGCAGAACGCATTGAGCAGGTCCTACAGTCAGTATGA
- a CDS encoding ABC transporter ATP-binding protein, with the protein MPSSLLSVNALSKCYRVYPRPIDRFKEIFSHRIYHKEFWALKDVSFTLPKGVSLGVLGENGAGKSTLLKLITGVLTPTSGTVSIDGRVASILELGTGFHPDFSGMENLFVGGALLGFSRKEMEEKLPEIVAFSELGEFLRQPLRSYSTGMGMRLSFSLAVSVDPDVLIVDEALAVGDGYFQKKCIDRIRTFQENGGSVLLCSHALYSVNMLCQEAIWLRNGQVEAYGPTVQVVNAYETYLHSKSDHVPEQHWRELRLGGEIEEISLEGGGLHDSGRLLQKGDALRVHIRWKSDHPERLFHVGIAIDRIDNLTCFATTTLKDGHTPFSGQVSYEVTVCFPHLLLNNGSFRVVVFLFDEHGVHLYYQKVAEQTFTIATTEKEWGIFYLDHIWQKEAEERAEAVASGQSR; encoded by the coding sequence GTGCCGTCTTCCTTACTGAGTGTGAACGCCCTGAGTAAGTGCTATCGTGTCTATCCTCGCCCCATTGACCGTTTTAAGGAAATTTTTTCTCATCGTATATATCACAAAGAGTTTTGGGCGTTGAAAGATGTCAGTTTTACCCTTCCCAAAGGAGTTTCACTCGGAGTCCTGGGTGAGAATGGTGCGGGTAAGTCGACACTGTTGAAGCTTATTACCGGCGTTTTGACGCCAACGTCTGGAACCGTCAGCATTGACGGACGTGTTGCTTCGATTCTTGAACTGGGAACAGGGTTTCACCCTGACTTCAGTGGCATGGAAAATCTCTTTGTCGGTGGTGCACTGCTTGGCTTCTCCCGCAAAGAGATGGAAGAGAAGCTGCCAGAAATTGTTGCCTTCTCAGAATTGGGAGAATTTCTTCGTCAGCCCTTGCGGAGTTATTCAACGGGAATGGGGATGCGCTTGTCGTTTTCACTCGCAGTGAGCGTTGATCCCGATGTGTTGATTGTCGATGAAGCCTTAGCTGTGGGTGATGGATATTTCCAGAAAAAATGTATTGATCGTATTCGCACGTTCCAGGAAAATGGTGGCAGTGTATTGCTCTGTTCGCATGCGCTCTATAGCGTCAACATGCTCTGTCAGGAAGCAATCTGGTTGCGGAACGGGCAGGTTGAGGCCTATGGGCCAACGGTGCAAGTGGTGAATGCGTACGAGACATACCTCCATAGCAAAAGTGATCATGTACCAGAACAACATTGGCGGGAATTACGCCTAGGCGGGGAAATAGAGGAGATTTCCCTTGAAGGGGGGGGCCTACATGACTCAGGAAGGTTGCTGCAAAAGGGCGATGCTCTCCGCGTGCACATCCGCTGGAAGAGTGACCACCCCGAGCGCTTGTTTCATGTGGGTATTGCCATCGATCGGATTGACAATCTCACGTGCTTTGCCACGACAACATTGAAAGATGGTCACACGCCGTTTAGCGGCCAGGTGTCGTATGAGGTCACTGTTTGTTTTCCGCATCTCCTGCTGAATAATGGATCGTTTCGCGTTGTGGTGTTCTTATTCGATGAACACGGGGTCCATCTCTATTATCAAAAGGTGGCAGAGCAGACGTTTACGATTGCAACGACGGAAAAAGAGTGGGGGATTTTTTATCTTGATCATATCTGGCAGAAAGAGGCGGAGGAGAGAGCCGAAGCGGTGGCCAGTGGTCAGTCACGTTGA